One genomic segment of Erythrolamprus reginae isolate rEryReg1 chromosome 2, rEryReg1.hap1, whole genome shotgun sequence includes these proteins:
- the LOC139163254 gene encoding tigger transposable element-derived protein 1-like, with translation MAPKHCTWSGGGDAKKSRKMLTIKEKIELLDMLKAGRSNVDVGRHYGINESTVRYIRKDEKKIRQTSQIMFNKAAKRMVTPRNKRLMKMEAALSVWVQDCRKKSIALDTNTIRTKAQQLYNRLADTEGGDADEGNPDEGAGDSTPSHQHHLLL, from the exons atggctcctaaacattGCACgtggagtggaggcggcgacgctaaaaagagcaggaagatgctgacaattaaggagaaaattgaacttttggacatgctgaaagcgggacgttctaatgtagatgttggtcggcattatgggatcaacgaatcgactgtgcgatacattcggaaagacgaaaagaagataaggcaaacttctcagataatgttcaacaaggctgcaaaaagaatggtgacgcctagaaacaaacgccttatgaagatggaagctgctttgtccgtgtgggtacaagactgccgcaaaaagagcattgctttggatacgaacactatacgaaccaaggcgcagcaactgtacaaccgtcttgcagacacagaaggaggcgatgcagatgagggaaacccag atgaaggtgctggtgactcgacccccagccatcaacatcatCTGCTTCTttag